One Paramisgurnus dabryanus chromosome 10, PD_genome_1.1, whole genome shotgun sequence genomic region harbors:
- the LOC135718068 gene encoding uncharacterized protein — MELEGLKRSLAMLAARGIELDYIVTDRHPQIQKYLKDNNIKQFYDIWHLEKGLSKKLDKIAKEKDCQEVRKWQCSIKNQVYWTATSSTSGQEKVAKWKSLVNHLQDIHTHEDPLFPKCEHPEKSSTDPSKWLQPASKPLYKLDKTLMNKRVLKDVEKLSPHHQTSSLEAFHSVILRFAPKNVVFPYLGMLCRLYLAAMHFNENAHRTQAVLASGKPFYKIKFPKSKKGVCTAKPVKTGQTYNYVQELMEVLFENVYYDSRPYIMEVEKIKIPDLNRQNTTFLSV, encoded by the exons ATGGAACTGGAGGGCCTGAAAAGGAGCCTTGCGATGCTGGCAGCACGTGGTATCGAGTTGGACTACATTGTCACCGACCGTCACccacaaatacaaaaatatcTCAAAGACAACAATATCAAACAGTTTTATGATATCTGGCATCTGGAAAAAG GCTTGTCAAAGAAACTGGACAAGATTGCAAAAGAGAAAGACTGTCAAGAGGTGAGAAAATGGCAGTGTAGTATCAAGAACCAAGTATACTGGACTGCAACATCATCCACCTCTGGACAAGAGAAAGTGGCAAAGTGGAAGTCACTCGTCAACCACCTGCAAGACATCCACACTCACGAAGACCCCCTCTTTCCAAAATGTGAACATCCAGAAAAAAGCAGCACAGACCCGAGCAAGTGGTTGCAGCCAG CTTCTAAACCACTTTACAAATTGGATAAAACATTAATGAACAAAAGGGTCCTGAAGGATGTCGAGAAGTTGAGTCCCCATCATCAGACTTCTTCCTTGGAGGCATTTCACAGTGTAATCTTACGTTTTGCCCCAAAGAACGTTGTCTTTCCTTAccttggaatgctgtgcag gttATACTTGGCGGCCATGCACTTCAATGAGAATGCTCACCGCACACAAGCAGTCTTAGCTTCTGGAAAGCCTTTTTACAAAATCAAGTTCCCAAAATCTAAGAAGGGGGTATGCACTGCAAAGCCAGTAAAAACAGGGCAAACATACA ACTATGTACAGGAGCTGATGGAAGTCCTTTTTGAGAATGTCTATTACGACTCTAGACCATACATCATGGAGGTAGAGAAGATCAAAATACCAGACTTAAATAGACAAAATACCACTTTCCTCTCAGTATGA